In Rutidosis leptorrhynchoides isolate AG116_Rl617_1_P2 chromosome 2, CSIRO_AGI_Rlap_v1, whole genome shotgun sequence, one genomic interval encodes:
- the LOC139889539 gene encoding uncharacterized protein has translation MQSDDFSEMPIVILCKIAQTGIIIMKVHVDNGSSVDIVYEQCFVQLPESIRANLQPTAASLTGFAGESSLPMGLLPLDVEVFDENDASLARQARLDFYVMRTSSRYNKILGRSALGKFGIVPSTIHGMVKFTTHKGVATISSVSIMPICAAVNVKSAVQETADVADNMVVVNPEYPNQKIKVGCNVSADTKKQIVQLLVQHMDIFSWCENDMTGVPRHIAEHRLNVYPALKPVVQKRRGMAPDRAKWLCEEVTKLVAAARGYHQIPMAREDADKTAFHTGKDIVSHIMMPFGLINAGATYQRLIDTAFEKQIGRNLEAYVDDLVIKSTTQARILNDMRETFDTLHRINMKLNPLKCSFGETEGKFLGYLVTEQGIQANPKKIAAIENMTAPKMVKEVQSLTGKFAALTRFLSKAAERQLPFFKTLKGCLKQKKLCLDKRS, from the exons ATGCAAAGCGACgatttctctgaaatgccgatagtaATATTGTGCAAAATCGCGCAGACTGGAATCATAATtatgaaagttcatgttgataatggcaGCAGTGTTGACATTGTTTATGAGCAATGTTTTGTCCAACTTCCAGAGAGTATTAGGGCGAATTTACAACCAACCGCAGCCTCGCTAACTGGTTTTGCGGGAGAATCTTCATTGCCTATGGGATTATTGCCTTTAGATGTTGaggtttttgatgaaaatgatgctaGTTTAGCGCGTCAAGCACggctagatttctatgttatgcgGACTTCTTCTCGCTATAACAAGATATTGGGCAGATCTGCGTTGGGAAAATTTGGAATCGTTCCATCTACCATTCATGGCATGGTTAAATTTACAACGCATAAAGGCGTCGCGACGATAAGTTCAGTGAGCATcatgcctatttgtgcggctgttaatgTGAAAAGTGCAGTTCAAGAAACCGCTGATGTTGCAGACAACATGGTAGTGGTTAATCCTGAATATCCTAATCAAAAAATTAAAGTTGGATGCAATGTTAGTGCGGATACCAAAAAACAAATCGTGCAGTTACTCGTGCAGCATATGGATATTTTTTCTTGGTGCGaaaatgatatgactggtgttccgcgtcatattgcggaacacagACTTAATGTATACCCTGCTTTAAAACCTGTAGTACAGAAGCGTAGAGGCATGGCCCCAGATCGAGCTAAGTGGCTATGCGAAGAAGTAACAAAGTTGGTGGCAGCTG CGAGGGGATATCATCAGATCCCAATGGCTAGGgaggacgcagataaaaccgcTTTCCATACAGGCAAAGACATAGTTTCTCACAtaatgatgcctttcggtttaatcaatgcgggtgcaACATATCAACGGTTAATTGACACTGCGTTTGAAAAACAAATTGGGCGTAATCTCGAGGCTTATGTGGATGATTTGGTAATTAAAAGCACAACGCAAGCGCGTATTTTAAATGATATGCGGGAAACATTTGATACGCTGCACAGAATAAATATGAAGCTTAATCCGTTGAAGTGTAGTTTTGGTGAAACTGAGGgaaaatttttgggatatcttgttactgagcaaggtattcaagctaacccAAAGAAAATCGCGGCCATTGAAAATATGACTGCGCCTAAGATggttaaagaagtgcaaagtttgacggggAAGTTTGCCGCGttaacgcgtttcttgtctaaAGCCGCTGAAAGGCAATTACCATTTTTCAAAACTTTGAAAGGCTGCTTGAAACAAAAAAAGCTTTGTTTGGACAAGCGAAGCTGA
- the LOC139889540 gene encoding uncharacterized protein, translating to MKKLLKTLPTLTAPIDGETLYLYISVANEAFGSVFVAKRDKIQKHVYFFSKALAGSEINYAPIEKLVYALILTSRSLRRYFQGQLVYVLTNMPIKQVLTKPEISGRLALWAVELGTYQISYLPRNAIKGQVLANYLAEMSEGAGPGLVLASPSGEEHTYALRFNLDVTNNEAEYEALLAGLNIAHKMSITKLRAFTDSQLVANQFNGSFEAHDSSMQKYLKLLQESTVRFKHFKLAQVPGSQNKKADALSKLAALTFTHFQKQVWVEELPGKSIDNDLMVAYVVEEQPNWMEPILQYIRNNVLPNDNREARLVRERTPMYIIQNDILYCKSYCGPMMRCVGPIEAEIIIDEVHNSSCTLHSGYKTIAAKIMRMGYFWPSLYRDVAKIVKRCKSPGNVKFLIVAIDYFTKWVEAKVVRTITGVQANGLCEVTNRDIVSGIKKWLYEKRTGWVDELHNLLWAHRTNFKKITGETPFSLVYDSEAVIPAEILVPMHRVANFDEEANGEALGENFNFIEERRAEKLGKLGPNGEGPYQVVALNAAGSYKLADIEGRTLPNAWHAALLKRYYA from the exons atgaagaagttattgaaAACTTTGCCTACGTTAACAGCGCCAATTGATGGCGAAACTCTTTACCTTTATATATCGGTGGCAAATGAAGCTTTTGGTTCAGTTTTCGTTGCGAAAAGGGATAAAATACAAAAGCATGTGTACTTTTTCAGCAAAGCTCTTGCAGGAAGCGAGATAAACTATGCACCTATTGAAAAACTTGTGTATGCACTCATATTAACATCACGAAGCTTAAGAAGGTATTTTCAAGGGCAGCTAGTATATGTGCTAACTAATATGCCAATCaagcaagtcttaacaaaaccagaAATATCTGGTAGGCTCGCATTGTGGGCAGTGGAATTAGGCACTTATCAAATTTCTTACCTTCCGCGCAATGCTATAAAGGGCCAAGTTTTGGCCAATTATCTCGCAGAGATGTCTG AAGGTGCTGGTCCGGGTTTAGTGTTAGCAAGCCCAAGTGGTGAGGAGCATACGTACGCGTTACGTTTCAATCTTGATGTAACAAACAATGAAGCggaatatgaagcattgcttgcaGGTTTAAATATTGCGCATAAAATGAGTATCACTAAGTTGCGCGCTTTTACGGATTCGCAGCTAGTGGCAAACCAGTTTAACGGATCTTTTGAAGCACATGACTCCTCAATGCAAAAATATTTGAAGTTGTTGCAAGAATCAACTGTGCGGTTTAAGCATTTTAAGCTTGCCCAAGTTCCAGGAAgtcaaaataagaaagcggatgcatTAAGTAAGCTGGCCGCTTTAACATTTACACATTTTCAAAAGCAAGTTTGGGTTGAGGAATTGCCAGGCAAATCAATAGATAATGATTTAATGGTAGCGTATGTTGTAGAAGAacagccaaattggatggaaccaatcTTGCAATACATCCGCAATAATGTTTTGCCAAATGATAATCGAGAAGCTCGTTTAGTTCGAGAGCGGACACCAATGTATATCATTCAAAATGACATTTTGTATTGTAAGTCATATTGCGGTCCAATGATGCGGTGTGTTGGCCCAATTGAAGCAGAAATAATAATTGATGAAGTACATAACAGTTCCTGCACATTGCATTCAGGATATAAAACTATCGCGGCTaaaattatgcggatgggttacttttggccatcCTTATATCGCGATGTGGCAAAGATTGTTAAGCGGTGCAAGA GTCCTGGCAATGTCAAATTTCTAATTGTGGCAATTGACTACTTTACAAAATGGGTTGAGGCTAAGGTGGTTCGCACTATCACCGGAGTGCAA GCTAATGGCTTGTGTGAAGTAACTAACCGCGACATTGTAAGCGGTATTAAAAAGTGGTTATATGAAAAGCGCACTGGTTGGGTGGATGAGCTACATAATTTATTGTGGGCGCATCGCACTAATTTCAAGAAGATTACAGGGGAAACACCCTTTAGTTTGGTATATGATTCTGAAGCAGTAATACCCGCTGAAATTCTTGTGCCAATGCATAGAGTTGCTAACTTCGATGAGGAAGCAAATGGCGAAGCATTAGGCGAAAATTTTAATTTCATTGAAGAGCGAAG AGCAGAAAAACTTGGTAAATTAGGACCTAACGGGGAGGGTCCTTATCAAGTTGTGGCACTTAATGCGGCAGGATCATATAAACTCGCAGACATAGAAGGGCGAACTCtccctaatgcgtggcatgctgctttgttaaagcgatattatgcataa